CCAGCGCCGGAGCGCGCAATGCAAACGCCTTCATAGGCCTGTACGCGGGTACGTGTACCTTCGGTAACGCGAACCTGAACGCGAACGCTGTCGCCTGGCTGGAAATCTGGAAGCTTACGCTTTTCTTCGATCTTTGCTGCCTGTTCGGCTTCAAGCTGACGAATAATGTCGGTCATCGTCTGACTCCTTTACGAATTATTCTCAAACAGCCAGAGCGCTCTGCACTTACCACCAAGCATCTTGGCCCTGTGGTTATGCCCGATAAATCAGGCAGGAGCGGTGCACCATTTATTAGTTAAAAGACGTCGGGTTTTCCCGAACTGGCGCGGCAATACACCATTGCGTGAAATGAATCAATATCAAGACGACGATTTCACGACTTACCGCCAATGCGTCCAAGATGCGTGTCCTGAAAACCAGTTCCATATTTAAGGCCAAAGCCGAGGGCGCGATCAATACCAATATGAACCGCCCAGATAAGCGCAAGCGCGAAGCAAAGCGGCCAGCTCATCACCCAGCCAAGAACTGCCACAAGCACAACACCAATCCAGCTATGCGCGATATTGTAAATGATAGCGCCCGTGCGCGGACCTTTGAGATAGGCAAAGAACGACAGATCAGGCGCGAGGATGAGAATCGCAAACAGCCACCAGCTCACGCCACTCACCCAATAAGCACCCAGCGCCAGCAGCGCGAGTGAAAGACTTTCGAGCCGCTGAATCAGGTTCATTTGCGTTTGCCCTCGCAATAAGTGTTCCAGAGATCAGGACGCCGCTCTTTTGTAATTCGTTCAGCCTGCGCATGACGCCATTTCGCTATTGCACCATGATTGCCCGATGTCAGTACATCAGGGATTGCACGGTCTTCCCATACTTGCGGACGCGTATAATGCGGATGCTCCAGAAGCCCGGTCTCAAAACTTTCCGTCTCGCCGGACTCCTGATTGCCCATTACACCCGGAAGCAACCGGACAATCGCATCAAGCAACACAATCGCCGCCGTCTCTCCACCTGAAAGAATGTAATCGCCAATTGAAATCTCTTCGAGTTGACGAGCTTCAATCACCCGCTCATCGACGCCTTCAAAACGACCGCAGAGAATGATGGCACCCGGACCGTCGGCCAGTTCGCGCACGCGCTTTTGCGTCAAGGGCGCACCACGCGGGCTCATCAGCAGCATTGGGCGATCATCAGAAACAGAATCAAGCGCACGCGCAACCACGTCCGCTTTCATGACCATGCCAGCGCCGCCACCCGATGGCGTGTCATCGACCATGCGATGCTTGCCTTCGGCAAAATCACGGATCTGAATTGTATCAAGCGACCATGTATTATCAGTAAGCGCTTTTCCTGCCAGCGATACACCCAGCGGTCCCGGAAACATTTCAGGATAAAGGGTCAGCACCGAGGCATGAAATCCCTGCTTATCTGTTTCAGGCAAATCACTCATGACTTCTTCGGCCGCTTCTGTTGTTTTTCAGATCTATCACGCGCGTTGAGCGGATTATCATCGTCATCAGCAATCAGCCCGGCAGCATAAGGCTCGACGGTAATCGTTCCCTTGTCAAAATCAATGTCCGGCACAGCCGCTTCCGTGAACGGAATCAGCATCGGACGTTTTCCCTTGAGGCTCAATTCAATCAGATCACCGCCGCCAAAATCAAAAAGGGCACTGATAACACCGTAAGATTTGCCGTCAGCATCAAAGGCTTCAAGTCCGATCAGATCAGTCTGGAAAAACTCGTCTTCATCGAGTTCTTCATCATGAAGCTGCGAACGGTCGATGAAAAGCTCGGTGCCGTTCAAGGCTTCAGCAGCATTGCGGTCATTGACGCCTTTAAAGCGAACAACAACGACAGTCTTGGCCGCACGCGCTTCAAGCACTTCATACGCCTTGCCCTGCGCATCATAAAGCTGGCCATAATCGGCAATAGCGAGCGGATCATCGGTATAAGTCTTAACTCTCACTTCGCCACGGATGCCATGAGCGGCGCCAACAACGGCAAGCTGGATTGGATTTTCTAGGCGCGACATGAATATTTCCGTATTTGAAGGGTGATTTTCTATCGCTTACCCAATTTCCCCTAAAAACGCCAAGAAAAACGAAAAGCGGTATCTTTACCGCCCGGCAACCTATCGCTGGCAAACTACACCAAGCCCTACTCAAGCAGCGAATCCCGACCATGACGAGCAAAAGCGAATTCCTTATCCCTGCCCGCGCGGATCTTGCGGCTGCACGCGAGGAGTGGCTGAAAACGCTCAAAGACATGCGTCGGCTGTCGGAAAATACGCTGGAAGCCTATGAGCGCGACACCCGCCAGTTTCTGCAATTCATGACCGGGCATTTGGGCGAGCCACCGTCCATCAAAGATATTGGCAGTCTGCGCGTCGCTGATCTGCGCTCCTATCTGGCAAACCGCCGCAGCGATGGTGCCGGTGCCCGCACATTGGGGCGCGGTCTTGCTGGCGTCCGCTCCCTGCTCAAGCACCTGGAAAAACGCGGTCTGGTCAATGCCGCAGGCGCGAGCGCCATACGCGCGCCGCGTCAGCCAAAATCACTGCCAAAGCCCTTGACCGCAGAGGATGCGCGCAAGGTTGTCGCCGCCGATGGCCAGATGGCGGAAGAGCCTTGGATTGCGGCACGCAATGCGGCTGTTCTGACATTGCTTTATGGCTGCGGTCTTCGTATTTCCGAAGCACTGGGCCTCGCGGGTGATGCATTGAGTGACGCGTCAGCGCTTTCGATCACGATCACGGGTAAAGGCAGCAAATCCCGCATGGTGCCGCTGCTTCCGGCAGTCCATCGCGCTGTTGCCCAATATCGGGAACTCTGCCCGTTTGATCTTTCTGCCGACAAGCCTTTGTTCAGAGGGGCCAAAGGCGGCGAACTTCATGCAGCCATCATCCAGCGCGAAATGCAAAAGCTGCGTGCAGGTCTCGGCCTTC
This genomic stretch from Brucella pseudogrignonensis harbors:
- a CDS encoding DUF4260 domain-containing protein, translating into MNLIQRLESLSLALLALGAYWVSGVSWWLFAILILAPDLSFFAYLKGPRTGAIIYNIAHSWIGVVLVAVLGWVMSWPLCFALALIWAVHIGIDRALGFGLKYGTGFQDTHLGRIGGKS
- the trmD gene encoding tRNA (guanosine(37)-N1)-methyltransferase TrmD translates to MSDLPETDKQGFHASVLTLYPEMFPGPLGVSLAGKALTDNTWSLDTIQIRDFAEGKHRMVDDTPSGGGAGMVMKADVVARALDSVSDDRPMLLMSPRGAPLTQKRVRELADGPGAIILCGRFEGVDERVIEARQLEEISIGDYILSGGETAAIVLLDAIVRLLPGVMGNQESGETESFETGLLEHPHYTRPQVWEDRAIPDVLTSGNHGAIAKWRHAQAERITKERRPDLWNTYCEGKRK
- the rimM gene encoding ribosome maturation factor RimM (Essential for efficient processing of 16S rRNA); its protein translation is MSRLENPIQLAVVGAAHGIRGEVRVKTYTDDPLAIADYGQLYDAQGKAYEVLEARAAKTVVVVRFKGVNDRNAAEALNGTELFIDRSQLHDEELDEDEFFQTDLIGLEAFDADGKSYGVISALFDFGGGDLIELSLKGKRPMLIPFTEAAVPDIDFDKGTITVEPYAAGLIADDDDNPLNARDRSEKQQKRPKKS
- a CDS encoding tyrosine recombinase XerC, coding for MTSKSEFLIPARADLAAAREEWLKTLKDMRRLSENTLEAYERDTRQFLQFMTGHLGEPPSIKDIGSLRVADLRSYLANRRSDGAGARTLGRGLAGVRSLLKHLEKRGLVNAAGASAIRAPRQPKSLPKPLTAEDARKVVAADGQMAEEPWIAARNAAVLTLLYGCGLRISEALGLAGDALSDASALSITITGKGSKSRMVPLLPAVHRAVAQYRELCPFDLSADKPLFRGAKGGELHAAIIQREMQKLRAGLGLPDTATPHALRHSFATHLLGRGGDLRTIQELLGHASLSTTQVYTGVDSARLLDVYDKAHPRA